Below is a genomic region from Sphingopyxis terrae subsp. terrae NBRC 15098.
CCGAACATCGATTCGATTACCGTCGTCCGCAAGGGCGCCGTGCGCCGTGCGAAGCTCTACTATCTGCGGGGCCGCACCGGTAAATCGGCTCGTATTGCGGAGCGCCGCGATTACCGGTCGGAAGCCGGCGAAGGCTAAGGAGAGGTTTCTCCCCACAAAGCCGAAACAGCTTTCCAAAACGACCGGTTCCGCCAAAGCGCAGAACCGGTCGTTTTTCATTTCACGCCAAGACAAAGGACATATTTCATGGGTTACCGGATCGTCGTCGCTGGTGCGACGGGCAATGTCGGACGCGAAGTCCTCGCCATCCTCGCCGAACGCGAATTTCCGATCGCCGAACTGGCGGCGGTCGCGTCGTCGCGCAGCCAGGGCGACGAAGTCGAGATCGGCGATACCGGCAAGACCGTGAAATGTCAGAATATCGAGAATTTCGACTGGTCGGGCTGGGACATGGCGATTTTCGCCATCGGCAGCGACGCGACCGCGATTCACGCGCCCAAGGCTGCGGCCGCCGGCTGCGTCGTGATCGACAACTCGTCGCTCTATCGCATGGACCCCGACGTGCCGCTGATCGTGCCCGAGGTGAACCCCGACGCGATCGACGGCTATACCAAGCGCAACATCATCGCGAACCCGAACTGTTCGACCGCGCAGATGGTCGTCGCGCTGAAGCCGCTGCACGATGCGGCGAAGATCAAGCGCGTCGTCGTTTCGACCTATCAGTCGGTGTCGGGCGCCGGCAAGGCGGGGATGGACGAGCTGTGGAACCAGACGCGCCAGATCTTCGTCGGCGATGAAAAGGACATCAAGAAGTTCACCAAGCAGATCGCCTTCAACGTCATTCCGCACATCGACAAATTCCTCGACGACGGATCGACGAAGGAAGAATGGAAGATGGTCGCCGAGACGAAGAAGATCCTCGATCCGAAGATCAAGGTCACCGCGACCTGCGTCCGCGTTCCCGTCTTCGTCGGCCATTCCGAAGCCATCAATATCGAGATGGAGAAGGAACTGCCCGCCGAGGAAGCACAGCGCATCCTGCGCGAGGCGCCGGGCGTCATGCTGGTCGATAAGCGTGAGGACGGCGGATATATCACCCCCGTCGAATGCGTCGGCGACTATGCGACCTTCGTCAGCCGGGTGCGCGACGACAGCACCGTCGACAATGGCCTGAACCTCTGGTGCGTCAGCGACAACCTGCGCAAGGGCGCGGCGCTGAATGCGGTGCAGATCGCCGAACTGCTCGGCCGCCGGCACCTCAAAAAGGGTTGATCTTGTTACCTCCCTTCGCGCAGCGATGGGGAGGCGGCAGCCCAATGGGCTGACGGAGGGGCTTTGACGCCGGTGCGCTCGCGGCCCCTCCACCATCCGCATCGCGGACGGTCCCCCTCCCCACCGCTGCGCGGCAGGGAGGATTGCCTTGGCGAGATCGGGGCATCCGGACTATGCCCGTGACATGACCGCGCCCTTCGCTTTTACCCACGCGCTTTGCCGGACCCCGGCGCCGTCGGCCGTCAACGGCATCCGCGCGGGCGGCGGCCCCGATCCCGAGCTGGCGGGGATCATAGCGGAACATGCCGCCTATGTCGCGGTGCTGCGCGAGCTGGGGCTGACGGTCGATGTCCTGCCGCCGCTCGATGCCTTTCCCGATGCCCTGTTCGTCGAGGACGTCGCGCTGACCTTTGCCGAAGGCGCGATCCTGCTCCGTCCCGGTGCGCCGAGCCGCGCGGGCGAGGTCGCGCATATCCGCGCCGCGCTCGCCGAACGGCACGGCCGCGTTCTCGAGCTGGCCGGACCGGGGCATGTCGACGGCGGCGATGTGCTGCGCCTTGCCGACCGCGTCATCATCGGCCTGTCCGACCGCACCGACCGGGCGGGCGCCGAAACGCTGACTGCGCTGCTCGGCGAGCTCGGCCACCGCGCGCAGATCGCGCAGACGCCGCCCGGCGTGCTGCATTTCAAGACCGGCTGCGGCCTTGTCGACGACCGCACCGTGCTCGCCGTCCCCGCCATGCGCGACTGCCCCGAATTTGCGGGGCTGGAGGTGTTGCTGACGCCGATGGGCGAAGAAGGCGCGGCGAATATCCTGCGCGTCCGCGACACGGTGCTGATCGGCGCGCGCTGGCTTGCAACGCAAGCGCTGCTGGCGGCGCGCGGCGTCCCGTTTCGCGCGCTGCCCACCGATCAGATCGCGCGGATCGACGCCGGGCTCAGCTGCATGTCGCTGCGCTGGTAATCGCCCCGCGCTCTGGCGTATAGCGGCGCGTCCCCTTCGGAGTCCTGCCATGCGCAAGCTGCCCGCCCTCGTCCTCCTCGCGCTGCTCGCGGCGTGCAAGCCCGCCGCCGACAAGCCGGCCGCCGATGACCGACCGCCGGTCGTGCCCGACGTCCCAGAGGCGAAGCTCGACGGTCCGGCAGCGGCGTCGCTGTCGGTCGCGCTCGACGCTGCGGGGCTGCGCTTCATCGACAAGGCCAGCGGCAAGGCCAGCCTGCTCGCGTTCGGCATCCCGCGCAAACAGGCCGAAGAGGCGTTGGCGCGCGTTGCGGGGGTCGTCGACGACCGCAGCGACAATGACGAGTGCGGCGCGGGGCCGATGCAATTTTCGCGCTTCGATGCAATGACGCTCAATTTTCAGGACGACAAGTTCGTCGGCTGGTTTCTGGGCGACGAGGCGGGCGCCGAATTCTATTCGACGGTCAGCGGCATCGGTATCGGCACGACGCGCGCCAAGGCATCCGCATCGACCACCGTCGTCGATCACAAGGACAGCACGCTGGGCGAGGAGTTCAGCCTGGGCACCGGCGATGCAGCGATCGGCGGCATGTTCGCCGAGCCGGGCAAGGATGCGAAGATCGAGGCGCTGTTCGCCGGGGCCAATTGCTTCTTCCGTTAACGGTCACGCAGATCGCCGGCGAGATTTGATCGACGGCGTTGCCGGGGCTAGTCTGCCGCCATGTCGGCTTTCCTTCCCTATGCGCCGCTCAACACGCCCAAAGCCTTTGGTGGCCGATTGTGGATCGTCGATGGTCCCGAAATCCGCATGGATTACGGGCCGACCTCGATCCCCTTTCCAACCCGGATGACCTTCGTGCGGCTTGCCGACGGCACGCTGTGGGTTCATTCGCCGATCGCTCCCGACAAGGACCTGCTTTCTGCCATCGACCGCCTCGGCCCGGTCGCCTGGCTGATCGCGCCGAACAGCCTTCATTATTGGTATGTGGCCGACTGGCAGGCGATCTATCCCGGCGCGCGAACGCTCGCGGTGCCCGATCTCGCCACGCGCGCGAAGCGGCCCTTCCGCATCGACGCGATGCTCGACGGCGAGGCGGTGCTGCCCGAAGAGCTGGAGACGGTTTTCGTTCCGGGCACGCTGGTCAATGAAGCGGTGTTTTTCCACCGGCCCTCGCGCACCGTCGTGCTGACCGACCTGATCGAGAATTTTGAGCCGCAGCGGATACGCAGCCGCTTTTATCGCGGGCTCGTCCGCCTCTCGGGCGCGGCGCATCCCGACGGCAAGGCGCCGATCGACCTGCGGTTGACCTTCTGGCCGCGCCGCGCGCGTGTTCGCCGGGCGGTCGCTGCTATATTGAGCTGGGATTGCGAGCGCGTCGTGATGGCGCACGGCTTGCCATATGAGCGGGACGGCGCCGCCGAGCTTCGGCGTGCCTTGCGCTGGGCCTGCTGACGCGGCGCTGGCGCGACCCTGTCAGTGCCCCATGTCGGCGGCCGAGGCCTGCGCCGCGCCGGGCCTGGGGGGACGCAGCAGGACGACGAGCGGCACGGCCGCGAGCGTGACCCACATCATCAGCCAGAAATCGTCGATATAAGCGACCATCGCCGCCTGCCGGTTGATTTCGCCATTGACCATCTGCATCGCGACGTCGCCGATGATGCCGAAGCGGTCGGCGGTCGAGGGGTCGACGAGGCTGACCGAGCTGTTGGTGACATGCGCGACCAGATCCTGGTGGCTGGTCTGCGTATTCGATCCGAGCAGCGTCGTGACCACCGAGATGCCCACCGACGCCCCCATGCTGCGGAACAGATTGAGGAGGCTCGATCCGTCGGTGCGGAACTGCATCGGGATCGTGGCAAAGGCCATCGTGTTGAGCGGGATGAAGATCAGCCCCATCCCCAGCCCCTGCACCAGCCCGCTGACGACCACGGGCCCGGTGCCCATCATCAGCGACCATTGGCTCATCTGATAGAGCGAATAGGCGGCGATCAGCAGTCCCGATCCGACCATCCAGCGCGCGTCGATCTTGCCGAGCAGGCGCCCGGCAACCCACATGCTCATCAGGATGCCGATCCCGCGCACCGCGAGCACCAGCCCGGTATCGATCACCGGCCAGCCGAACAGGCGTTGCAGCATCGGCGGCAGCAGCGCCATCGACGAAAACATGACGACCCCGATCACGATCATGAAGCCCATGCCCATGACGAGGTTGCGATCGGCGAGCATCTTGCGGTTGAACAGGGTCACCGGCGCGGTGAGCAGGTGGATGAGGAACATCCACAGGCAGGCAACCGAAACGCCGAGTTCGATCCAGATTTCGGCACTCTCGAACCAGTCCTGCTGCGCACCGCGGTCGAGCATCAGCTGCAGCGCAGCGAGGCCGAGCGCGAGCATCGAGAAGCCGAACAGGTCGAACTTGCGCTCGCGGGTGTGCGTCCGCGGCAGCAGCGCCCACATCAGCACCAGCGTGATCAGCCCGACGGGCAGATTGACGTAGAACACCCAGCGCCAATTCGCCGATTCGGTGAGCCAGCCGCCCAGGATGGGCCCCAGAATCGGGCCGATCATGATCCCCATGCCCCAGATCGACATCGCCCGCGCGTGCCGTTCGGGCGGGTTGATGTCGAGCATTACCGATTGCGACAGCGGGCTGATGAAGGCGGCGGCGATCCCCTGCAGGAAGCGGAACGCAACCATCTCCTCGAGATTCTGCGCGGCGCCGCACGCCATCGAGGTCAGGACGAAGCCGACGATCGCCGCAAGGAATAATTGCCGCCGTCCGATCCGGTCGGCGAGCCAGCCGGTGATCGGCATCGCCACTGCCGAGGCGATGATATAGCTGGTGAGAACCCAGTTGACCGTCTCGCTCGTCGCGCCGAGCGCGCTTTGCATATGCGGGATCGCGACATTGGCGATGGTCGTGTCGAGAATCTGCATCACCGACGCGCCCATCACCGCCACCGTCAGCAGGCCGCGATAGCGCACCTGCTGATAAAGCGGGATCGACGCATCGACCGGTTGCGCCGCACTGGGCGACCGGCGGGGAAGGGCGCGGCTCGCCATCGGCCCGCCCCTATTTCGCGGTGATCACTTTGACGTCGGCGGACAGGCCGGCGATCATGTCGCGCGACGGCGTTTCGTCGAGCGCGATGCGCACCGGCACGCGCTGCGTCACCTTCACCCAGTTGCCGGTCGCATTCTGGGCGGGGAGTACCGAAAATTCGCTGCCGGTTCCAGCGCCGATGCTTTCGACATGGCCGCGTACCTTGAGCCCCGGATAGGCGTCGAAGCGGATCTCGGCGCGCTGGCCGACGCGCATGTCGGCAAGGTCGGTTTCCTTGAAATTGGCCTCGACATAGGGGTGCAGCGTATCGACGAGCGTCACCGCGGGGAGCCCCGCGACCATCATCTGGCCGAGTTGCAGCCGGTCCGACTGGGCGATGCGCCCGGCGCTCGGCGCGCGCACTTCGGTGCGGCCGAGGTTGACCTGTGCCTGCGCGCGCTGGACCTTTGCCGATTCGACCTCGGGATTCACGCCGCTGCCCCCGGTGGCAAGCTTGGCGCGCGCCTCCGCGGCGTCGGCGCGGGCCTGCGCAAGGCCTGCGCGCGCCTGTTCGACCGCATGCTTCGATGCGTCATAGGCCGCCTTGGTGGTGAAGCCCTTTTCCATGAGCGCCGCCTGCCGCGCGAAATTGGATTCGGCAAAGCCCACCGCTTCCTTCGCCGCCTTGATGTCGACGCCGGTCGCGGCGAGGCTGGCCGACAGATTGCCGACATTGACCTTGGCCGCGTCGATCGCGGCATTCGCCTGCGCCACCGTCAGCGCATAGGGTTCGCCGTCGATGCGAAAAAGCAGCTGACCCTTGTCGACCATCTGGCCGTCGCGCACCGCAACCTCGGTGATCCGGCCGCCAACCTCGGCGGCGATCGATACCTTGTCCATCTGGACATAGGCATTGTCGGTCGACACCGCGCCGCCGCTCGTCAGCCAATACCAGCCGCCGCCGACGAGCAGCGCCAGCGGCACGCCGAACATCAACAGGCGGGTGCGCCAGCCCGGCTTGCGGGCCTCGTCGGTTTCGGCCTCGGGCGCGGGCGGCACGGGATCGGCCTTGGGTTTCGCCTTCGGCACCGAAACCTCTTCGCCCGTGGGAGCGGTGGGAGCGGTGGGCGCGGCGGCAGGACGGGAGGGGGAGAGCTGATCCATCACATTGTCTCTTTTGTCGGTTCCTTGCCGCATTCGCGGCGCGAAAGATTGGCGCGGACGCGCTCGACCAGCTCGATGAGCTGCGCGCGTTCGGCTGCGCTGAGCCCCTCGGTCGCCTCTTCGGTCAGCGCATCGGCGATGTCGCGCATGCCGCCGACGATCGCGCCGGTGCGCGGCGTCAGATACAGTCGCCAGGCGCGGCGGTCAGTCGGATCGGCGCGGCGTTCGACCAGCTCCGCCTCGACCAACCGGTCGACCATGCGCGACAGGGTGATCGGTTCGACCTCGATGAGTTCGGCGAGCGGCCCCTGCCGGATCCCCTCGTGCCGCTTCAGATAGCTGATCAGCCGCCACTGGAGCGCGGTGATTCCGCTGTGTTTCGTGCGTGCGTTGAAGGCGCGGCGAAACAGCCGCGCGGTGTCGTTGAGCAGGAAACCGATCGTCTCACTCATGGCATGCGATATAATAGCAACTGCTATAATATTCAATGACGATTATGCTGCATGTGCGAAGCATCTGATTTGGAGCAAAAAATTGCCGTTTCGCTTGCGCGGCGCCGCATTTTTTGCAGGATGCCGCGCATGAGTCTGTCTGCTGATCTTTTCTGGTCCTTCCGCTCGCCCTACAGCTATCTGGCGATCGGCCGCTACCGCGCGCTGATGGCGAGCCACGATGTGACGATCAACCTGCGCCCGGTCTATCCGCTGGCCGTGCGCCAGCCCGACTTTTTCGAGCGCAACCACCCCAATTGGCTCAGCTACACGATGCGCGACATGATCCGCGTCGCGCAGTTCCACGGCATCCCCTTCGGGCCGCCGCGTCCCGACCCGATCGTCCAGAATGTGATGACGCGCGAGATCGCCGCCGAACAACCCTACATCTATCGC
It encodes:
- a CDS encoding MDR family MFS transporter → MASRALPRRSPSAAQPVDASIPLYQQVRYRGLLTVAVMGASVMQILDTTIANVAIPHMQSALGATSETVNWVLTSYIIASAVAMPITGWLADRIGRRQLFLAAIVGFVLTSMACGAAQNLEEMVAFRFLQGIAAAFISPLSQSVMLDINPPERHARAMSIWGMGIMIGPILGPILGGWLTESANWRWVFYVNLPVGLITLVLMWALLPRTHTRERKFDLFGFSMLALGLAALQLMLDRGAQQDWFESAEIWIELGVSVACLWMFLIHLLTAPVTLFNRKMLADRNLVMGMGFMIVIGVVMFSSMALLPPMLQRLFGWPVIDTGLVLAVRGIGILMSMWVAGRLLGKIDARWMVGSGLLIAAYSLYQMSQWSLMMGTGPVVVSGLVQGLGMGLIFIPLNTMAFATIPMQFRTDGSSLLNLFRSMGASVGISVVTTLLGSNTQTSHQDLVAHVTNSSVSLVDPSTADRFGIIGDVAMQMVNGEINRQAAMVAYIDDFWLMMWVTLAAVPLVVLLRPPRPGAAQASAADMGH
- a CDS encoding HlyD family secretion protein; the protein is MDQLSPSRPAAAPTAPTAPTGEEVSVPKAKPKADPVPPAPEAETDEARKPGWRTRLLMFGVPLALLVGGGWYWLTSGGAVSTDNAYVQMDKVSIAAEVGGRITEVAVRDGQMVDKGQLLFRIDGEPYALTVAQANAAIDAAKVNVGNLSASLAATGVDIKAAKEAVGFAESNFARQAALMEKGFTTKAAYDASKHAVEQARAGLAQARADAAEARAKLATGGSGVNPEVESAKVQRAQAQVNLGRTEVRAPSAGRIAQSDRLQLGQMMVAGLPAVTLVDTLHPYVEANFKETDLADMRVGQRAEIRFDAYPGLKVRGHVESIGAGTGSEFSVLPAQNATGNWVKVTQRVPVRIALDETPSRDMIAGLSADVKVITAK
- a CDS encoding aspartate-semialdehyde dehydrogenase, with the translated sequence MGYRIVVAGATGNVGREVLAILAEREFPIAELAAVASSRSQGDEVEIGDTGKTVKCQNIENFDWSGWDMAIFAIGSDATAIHAPKAAAAGCVVIDNSSLYRMDPDVPLIVPEVNPDAIDGYTKRNIIANPNCSTAQMVVALKPLHDAAKIKRVVVSTYQSVSGAGKAGMDELWNQTRQIFVGDEKDIKKFTKQIAFNVIPHIDKFLDDGSTKEEWKMVAETKKILDPKIKVTATCVRVPVFVGHSEAINIEMEKELPAEEAQRILREAPGVMLVDKREDGGYITPVECVGDYATFVSRVRDDSTVDNGLNLWCVSDNLRKGAALNAVQIAELLGRRHLKKG
- a CDS encoding MarR family winged helix-turn-helix transcriptional regulator, whose product is MSETIGFLLNDTARLFRRAFNARTKHSGITALQWRLISYLKRHEGIRQGPLAELIEVEPITLSRMVDRLVEAELVERRADPTDRRAWRLYLTPRTGAIVGGMRDIADALTEEATEGLSAAERAQLIELVERVRANLSRRECGKEPTKETM
- a CDS encoding DUF4336 domain-containing protein, translating into MSAFLPYAPLNTPKAFGGRLWIVDGPEIRMDYGPTSIPFPTRMTFVRLADGTLWVHSPIAPDKDLLSAIDRLGPVAWLIAPNSLHYWYVADWQAIYPGARTLAVPDLATRAKRPFRIDAMLDGEAVLPEELETVFVPGTLVNEAVFFHRPSRTVVLTDLIENFEPQRIRSRFYRGLVRLSGAAHPDGKAPIDLRLTFWPRRARVRRAVAAILSWDCERVVMAHGLPYERDGAAELRRALRWAC
- a CDS encoding dimethylarginine dimethylaminohydrolase family protein; protein product: MTAPFAFTHALCRTPAPSAVNGIRAGGGPDPELAGIIAEHAAYVAVLRELGLTVDVLPPLDAFPDALFVEDVALTFAEGAILLRPGAPSRAGEVAHIRAALAERHGRVLELAGPGHVDGGDVLRLADRVIIGLSDRTDRAGAETLTALLGELGHRAQIAQTPPGVLHFKTGCGLVDDRTVLAVPAMRDCPEFAGLEVLLTPMGEEGAANILRVRDTVLIGARWLATQALLAARGVPFRALPTDQIARIDAGLSCMSLRW